In Candidatus Wallbacteria bacterium, a single genomic region encodes these proteins:
- a CDS encoding transposase has product MAKKPRKIYDKEFKLQALKLSVERGNQAEVARDLGIHQTTLSGWKHEFMDKAEKLYLAGGKTPEEIKIKELEKELTLVKMERDVLKKVVAIFSKPQK; this is encoded by the coding sequence ATGGCTAAGAAACCCCGAAAGATTTATGACAAGGAATTCAAATTGCAGGCACTCAAGCTGAGTGTTGAAAGAGGCAATCAGGCGGAAGTTGCAAGAGATCTTGGAATTCATCAGACCACGCTGTCCGGCTGGAAGCACGAGTTCATGGACAAAGCAGAAAAGCTCTACCTGGCTGGTGGAAAAACACCGGAAGAAATCAAGATCAAAGAGCTTGAAAAAGAGCTGACCCTAGTGAAAATGGAGCGAGACGTGTTAAAAAAAGTTGTGGCCATCTTCTCAAAACCGCAGAAATGA